One Flavobacteriales bacterium genomic window, GTGCGCTGCGCGATGCCCTTTCCATCTTCGACCGCTTGGTCACGTTCTCTGGAAATACCGTCACCTATCAGGATGCGATTGAAAACCTCAACATCCTTGATTACGATTATTATTTCCGTGCCACAGATCTGATTCTTGAAGGCGACATGGCTGGTTCCATGCTCCTTTTCAATGAAGTATTGGAGCGCGGTTTCAACGGACATGAGTTCATCAATGGATTGGCATCGCACTTCCGCAATTTGCTGATGTGCAAGGACGGCTCAACCGTCAGACTTCTGGAGGTTTCTGAGAAAATCCAACAGAAATACTTGGAGCAGGCACAACGCTGTTCACCGCTCAACCTATTAAAGAGTTTGCGCGCCATGAACGACTGCGATGTTCAGTACAAGGCCAGCAAAAATCAGCGCCTCACCGTTGAGCTTGCCATCATGCGCATGTGCGCTTTGCACAAAACGCCTGAAGGTGCTGCTGCCGCAGCGCCTCAAAAAAAAAAGTCCTTAGCTGAGCCACCGGCTCCTACTCAACCAGTAGTAAAACCTACTGAAACCGTAGCTACAGAAACGGTTTCGGAAGAACCTATTACTAAAGCTCCAGAACAACCTCCGATTGCTGAATCAGAACAGCCTGAAGTTCCCGAGGAAACCAACGAAGTCGTATCCGAAGTTCCAATAGCATCAAAAGAAACTCCTGATGTTACAGCACCGAATCCAAGCACGGTTTCGCTTTCGTCACGTAGACGATTTTCACGCAGTACGATAAAGATCAGCGAAGCGCATCTACCTGTAGAAGAGGAAGAAGTGAATTTGGATGAGATGCCGAAAGATGGCTTCACGGAAGAAAAAATGCAGGAGATATGGAACAACCGTGTCAACCTGCTTTTCGAAGGAAAACCAAGCATTCTCAGTTCGCTTACCAAACACAAACCAGTCCTGCGTGAGGGAAATACCATCGAACTGAAACTGGATGGGAAACATCAATTGGAGCAATTGCAGGACACGCGCTCCATGCTTATTGATGCCATCCGAAAAGACCTGAACAACTATTCTGTTCAGTTGGAAACGCCTGTGGAAGAGGTTCTCACAAGCAAGAAAGCTTACACGCCAAAAGAGATCTACCACAAGCTTCTGAGCGAAAACCCACATTTGGATTCGTTGCGCGAGCAATTGGGTCTCGACCTTGATGTTTGACCGCGGATTCGATCCATCAGTTTCTATTTTCCAACGCCCATTTTCTCTCTGTCACACAACTGATTAGGGAATCACGCCCACATCGTTATTTTTGGCACACCTTAAAGAAGAATCATCATGGCAGGAAATAAAATATCTGTAGTTAACGGCAAGCTCAACGTACCTAACGACCCCATCATTCCTTTTATAGAAGGAGACGGAATCGGGCCAGATATTTGGGCGGCCGCAAGTCGTGTGTTGGAAGCGGCTGTTGCCAAAGCTTACAACGGTGAAAAATCCATCGTTTGGCGCGAGGTTTTGGCAGGCGAAAAGGCTTTCAACCAAACTGGGGAATGGCTTCCGCAGGAAACATTGGATGTGATCAACGAATACTTGATCGCCATCAAAGGGCCATTGACCACACCAGTTGGTGGTGGCATCCGTTCGTTGAATGTGGCGCTTCGTCAGCAGTTGGATCTGTATGCGTGTGTTCGACCAGTTCGTTGGTTCGAAGGCGTTCCTTCGCCCATGCGTCATCCAGAATTTGTAGATATGGTCATCTTCCGTGAGAACACAGAGGACATTTACGCGGGAATTGAGTGGGAAGCAGGTACTCCTGAGGTGAAAAAGGTGATCAACTTCCTACAGAACGAAATGGGTGTGAAGAAGATCCGTTTCCCAGAAACTTCTTCCATCGGTGTGAAGCCTGTTTCCATTGAAGGAACAGAGCGTTTGGTGCGCGCTGCACTTGAATATTGCATTCAGCACAAGAAACCAAGTTTGACCTTGGTGCATAAAGGCAACATCATGAAGTTCACCGAAGGTGGATTCAAGAAATGGGGATATGCGCTTGCTGAGCGCGAGTTCGGTGATAAGGTTTTCACGTGGGCGCAGTACGATCGACTTGTTGACGAGAAAGGACCAGAGGAAGCCAATAAGGCACAGGATGCCGCCATTGCCGCAGGGAAGATCATTGTGAAAGAAAGTATTGCCGATGCGTTCCTACAGCAGATTCAACTTCGTCCGAAAGAGTATGATGTCATCGCGACCTTGAACCTGAACGGTGACTACGTTTCTGATGCATTGGCTGCTTCCGTTGGAGGTATCGGTATCGCTCCTGGCGCGAACATCAACTACGTAACTGGTCACGCCATCTTTGAAGCCACTCACGGAACCGCTCCGAAATATGCTGGGTTGGACAAGGTAAATCCAAGTTCGGTTATCCTTTCGGGCTGTATGATGCTTGAGCATTTGGGTTGGGTAGAAGCTGCCGAGTTGATCTACAAAGGCATCGAAAATGCCATCGCCAAGAAGCGTGTAACTTACGA contains:
- a CDS encoding DNA polymerase III subunit gamma/tau produces the protein MDNYIVSARKYRPTTFDDVVGQGAITSTLQKAIKNNHLAQALLFCGPRGVGKTTCARILAKAINQDSFDGELDPNEDFSFNIFELDAASNNSVDDIRNLIDQVRFSPQQGKFKVYIIDEVHMLSQAAFNAFLKTLEEPPAHAIFILATTEKHKIIPTILSRCQIFDFRRILVSDMVSHLANIAKKEGVDAEEEALHVVAEKADGALRDALSIFDRLVTFSGNTVTYQDAIENLNILDYDYYFRATDLILEGDMAGSMLLFNEVLERGFNGHEFINGLASHFRNLLMCKDGSTVRLLEVSEKIQQKYLEQAQRCSPLNLLKSLRAMNDCDVQYKASKNQRLTVELAIMRMCALHKTPEGAAAAAPQKKKSLAEPPAPTQPVVKPTETVATETVSEEPITKAPEQPPIAESEQPEVPEETNEVVSEVPIASKETPDVTAPNPSTVSLSSRRRFSRSTIKISEAHLPVEEEEVNLDEMPKDGFTEEKMQEIWNNRVNLLFEGKPSILSSLTKHKPVLREGNTIELKLDGKHQLEQLQDTRSMLIDAIRKDLNNYSVQLETPVEEVLTSKKAYTPKEIYHKLLSENPHLDSLREQLGLDLDV
- a CDS encoding NADP-dependent isocitrate dehydrogenase, yielding MAGNKISVVNGKLNVPNDPIIPFIEGDGIGPDIWAAASRVLEAAVAKAYNGEKSIVWREVLAGEKAFNQTGEWLPQETLDVINEYLIAIKGPLTTPVGGGIRSLNVALRQQLDLYACVRPVRWFEGVPSPMRHPEFVDMVIFRENTEDIYAGIEWEAGTPEVKKVINFLQNEMGVKKIRFPETSSIGVKPVSIEGTERLVRAALEYCIQHKKPSLTLVHKGNIMKFTEGGFKKWGYALAEREFGDKVFTWAQYDRLVDEKGPEEANKAQDAAIAAGKIIVKESIADAFLQQIQLRPKEYDVIATLNLNGDYVSDALAASVGGIGIAPGANINYVTGHAIFEATHGTAPKYAGLDKVNPSSVILSGCMMLEHLGWVEAAELIYKGIENAIAKKRVTYDFERLMEGATLLSCSGFGDEIIANM